DNA from Plasmodium cynomolgi strain B DNA, chromosome 12, whole genome shotgun sequence:
CGCGACAAAAAAGCGCAATGTCGGGCGATCCGCTTGCCATACATTTGCATTAACATGCAGCagcaaaatttttgtgtcgatttttttctagggacttttttaaaaacgccAGAGTTGCGAATGCCCTGTATGGAAATGTAGGGAGCTATGTATAATAGCGACTCATTGGGGCAGAAGTTCAAAGTaggataagaaaaataaacttttttattatNNNNNNNNNNTTCATATCGATATAAAGTACACTTCTCCGGGggagtggcaaaaaagggccaCGTGATGACAACGATTAGAGGCGCACTTTTTTGAGGGCAATTCACAGCGTTGTAAATTGAGCGCCAAAGTAGGTGATGACAAAAGTAAGGTGTTCCTCTACAGAGTGAAGatcaaaagaagaaaatataccCAAACTGCATTTAACTTGGCTGAGGAAAGAAAAGCTTTATCCGAATTGTGAAGGTAGGACAATGTCACGAACAACTCAGCAAgggggccaaaaaaaaaaaaaaaaaaaaaattcaaggggaaaaaaactaaaaatgaGATCACCGTTGAAATTTTCTAACAGTGGTAAGTAACTTTGCATAACGATAGAATAAAATCCGAGGGATGTCCTTTTCTGGGGGAGAATAAACACAGGGGGAAGACATACCATCATGTTATTTGTGTGTCTCCATCCCGTATATcgcaacgaaaaaaaaaaagggattcaTGTATATAAGTAGGGTTTCCCCACAGGGTGTGTGTCATATGCGTATACACATTTTGGGGGGGCCTCCACGAGTTAGGAAGTGGCCAAGCATAGCTAACATAAGCACACATGTGTGAAGCATCCCAGGTGACAACATCTGCATGATAAGAAATCATAGAGGAGACTCTCTCGgtcgcttttattttcctcgcGTACTTATTtaagtcacaaaaaaaaaggacttgcttttttttgataagcatttgagtttatttttttttttttttgtggataGCCCTTTTTCCCCCAGTGACGCGAACAAGATGAACAACATCAATATCGTGTGCCTGGGTGGCGCGAGCGAAGTGGGTCGTTCGTGCGTGATTATAGAAAGTGCGAACAGGTCAATCATGTTGGATTGTGGAATTCACCCTGCCTTTATGGGGATCGGATGTTTACCCATCTATGACGCGTACGACATTTCGAAGGTAGACTTGTGTTTAATAACACATTTTCACATGGATCACAGTGGTGCTTTACCGTACCTAGTTAACAGAACTCGTTTTAAAGGAAAGGTATATATGACCGAGGCCACGAAAAGTATTTGCTATTTATTATGGAACGACTATGCACGAAttgaaaaatgtatgcacatgATGAATAAGATGAAAGGAAgtcgaaataaaaatgaaccgGGTGAAAATGAAACGGACGAGTATGGGAATAAAGTGAAAAGGGGAGGACCATACTCCAGTGATGAGTATGGAAGTGAAGACAATGACGACGATGATTATTACCAAAGTTACATTTGCGAAATGGGAGATGGAGATATAAAGCATAATGTACTGTATGACGAAAATGATATCAATGCAGCGATGAAAATGATAGAAACCTTGAATTTTCACGAACACATAGAATTTGAGGATGTAAAATTTACAGCATATAGAGCAGGACACGTCATCGGTGCATGCATGTTTTTAGtggaaataaataacatacGTTTTTTGTACACAGGAGATTATAGCAGGGAAGTGGATAGACACATTCCCATAGCAGAGATCCCAACAATCGATGTGCACGTGTTGATTTGCGAAGGAACATATGGAATAAAAGTGCATGacgatagaaaaaaaagggaagttcGCTTCCTTAACATGATTACGagtatattaaataataaagggAAAGTGTTACTCCCGGTGTTTGCCTTAGGGAGGGCTCAAGAATTGCTACTAATTATGGAGGAACATTGGGAAAGAAATACACAGTTGCAGAAAATCCCCATCTTTTACATTTCGTCAATGGCTACCAAATcgttatgtatatatgagACATTCATAAATTTGTGTGGAGATTTTGTACGTCATGTACttaatgaaggaaaaaatccttttaattttaagttCGTAAAGTATGCGAAATCGTTGGactccattttgaattatttatatcaAGATAATAATCCGTGTGTTGTTATGGCTTCGCCTGGTATGCTACAGAATGgaatttcgaaaaatatttttaatatcattgcacctgataaaaaaagtggagttATCCTTACTGGGTATACAGTCAAGGGGACCTTGGCTGATGAGTTAAAAACTGAACCGGAGTATGTCCTCATTAACGATAAACTTGTTAAGAGGAGGTGCCGCTTCGAAGAAATTTCCTTCAGTGCTCATTCTGATTTTAATCAAACCAAAACGTTTATTGAAAAGTTGAAGTGTCCAAATGTGGTTCTTGTGCACGGGGATAGGAATGAATTGAACAGACTGAAAAATAAGCTAactgaggagaaaaaatatctgtCTGTTTTTACGCCCGAGTTGCTGCAGAGGCTGACTTTTCGCTTTGAGCACAGTGACCACGTGGTGTCTCTTGGTCGGCTTTCCCACCATATTAGGTATCTGGCTCGGCGCAGGGAGGGGTtacaaggggaaaaatcgGATGCAGTGGATGAAGCAAACGTGGTGGGTGACGGCAATCGGGGGGATGCAACcgcggagaaaaaaaatgaacagtcGGGGGAATATCCCCCCCCTGAGGGAAGTACCAACCAAGAGgatgaaaaaggaagcgaCAGAAATGGAGAGGAGAAAACAATTCCCAACGGAGTGGATGCCATAATCATCTCGGAGCCGAAGGCCATCCCGATTATGATTTACGCCAAGGACATTTATGAGtatacaaatttgaagacTGCACTGATCGATCAGACGATTAGCATAAAATTCCCCTACAAGTTCGAGCTGCTGTATCATATGTTGAGGGGGGTATACGAGGAAACGCATATGGAGGGTGAGGGGGGCGGTGGTAGGAATGATAGTGACAGTGGCAGTGGTGGCAGTGGTGGCAGTGTCAATGGTGACAACGGCGGAGCGGTCATCTTCGTGCAGGACGTAAAAATCCAGCACTGCAGCGCAGAGAAGGTCATAAGGATTAACTGGCTTTCAAGTCCAGTGAACGACCTAGTCGCGGACAGCGTCAATTTTCTAATTCTAGAATTTCTCGACACCATGAAGAATAACAACCACCTACTCATCTGCAACGAAGTAACAGATGACGAGATTTATGAAATGATAATTTCGTACGTCCAGGAAAATTATACCAATGTGGAGAGATTTTCCAAAGTGGAGTTGAAAAGGttccttttgcaaaatagcAGTGAAAGTcccgagaaggaaaaaaacgaagaagtaAACGATGCATACACAAATGGGATGGCTAATTTGAAGAATGACCAATCGTGTTCATCTGACAAGGTGAACCAAATCGATCATAACAGAATGGAAGAACAGGTTGATGTACACGAGGATCATGATGAACAAAGCGGGCAAAgagacaaaatgaagaatttcCGCTCCCttgataaaatattatttgacTATATTGCAGCAGATGCTAGTTTAGCAATATCCACTGATGAGGAGGAACCCGTTGTGCGTGTTCTCAATGGGGGGATGCTTTATGAAATACTGAAGTTTGAGGTAAAGGATAATAACAACAACGACGTTAATGTGTACGTCGATATAGACAACCGGGAAGTCATCTGTGAAGAagttacaattttgttaaaaattaaagaaattttaaaaaatatagaggAGTCCCTATTGCCCATGTGCTTTTAACACTGGGTGTGTAGGTGTACAGGGTGTATAGGGCGTATAGGGTGTATACATGCCTGCTCCCTTGGAAGggttttttaattcatcgCGTACGGTCTTCACATCGGGAGGATCATCATTAAAAATGCGCGTGAATGAGTGGCCCATTAAAGAGTTAATCCTCTCCCTCCCCTGTCTGTATATGCACACGCTCATTTGTgaaactttttcttttcttttttttttgttttgttaaatcgattttgtaaaatgaaaacttgCTCATATGTTGCGTTGTAACGCTTCATAGTGTGACACCTTTTANNNNNNNNNNATAATACTTGCTCATATGTTGCGTTGTAACGCTTCATAGTGTGACACCTTTTAACAGCTCTtaaatcttaaaaaatagggtttacttaaaaaatgaaaaaatgaaatgtcgaaaaaaaaaaaaaaaaaaaaaaggatgatatatatatgcaaggCGAGCGccggaggaacaaaaaattaaaaagggggaataaaaacaaaaacaaaaagggaattcATCATGGATATGTCTTattgtgaacaaaaaaaaaaaggaaatcaaAACAAACTCTACTTTCTCAAAATGGTTTTCATTTGATATTTTCACTTgataccaaaaaaaaaaaaaagagggcaaGCGCACACATATGCATTTTCGTGTGCAACTTATGCTTAATCAAATCCTCCTTGAAACAAATTAAAGCGGCAGCCGAAGGGGCGGGGGATAAATAAACGGGGCGACATCACCACGAAGGGAAACTCCTCTTAAAGGTattttacgtaaaaaaaaaaaaaaaatggggatccGTTCTGTTAAGAGACGCATTTAATGCTCAAATCGATGATACCGATTATGTTTTTCTGctcgtgggaaaaaaagcaagatAATGTAATGTTGCAAAAGGGGCGCCTTTGCAGTTGCGTCAGGTGGATGCATAGCACATTGCTGAGAGGAGGGCTTTCTTTCCAAGCAGCCCAGTGCAAAGACATGCACTTGTACTGCCAAAGAATATCAGTTggaatggaaacaaaataaagcacaTTCCAAAGgcgccgtttttttttttttcccttttgattACCTTTTCATCCATTAGGGAGAAATTTCCGTTCGTGTTGCTATATGAGGGAGGGGATGCGAATGGGTATGAATCTGCCGTTTTGCTCATTTCATGTGCACATACAAAATAGGGGTACacttatatgtacatttgatGCGGAAACCGCTTCGTGTGGTTACCTTATCCGTAACACGCTCCTGGcgaaaaaatagtttttcttcttctttttgaaCAGTTCCACGTAAATTTTGGTATTGTCCTGCAGGTGGGGgatgcgcaaaaaaggggttgAGTTGGTTCGCACGTTTTGCCTGAGGGGCTgcactttttcgttttttcctaGGGCGCGGCAACGGAAGCGCAGTCGGCAGCCCATTTTCCTGCAGGGTTACCAGGTCGGACACATTCAGGATAATGTACTccaggaagaaaattttgtccCTGACGATTTTCTGGCACTTGGTGTTGTTTCGCCTGGCGTGGGTGTAGCAGCGTGGGCGTTGGCGCACGGCTTCGCACACATGGTCATGGCGACCGCTGCCCAAGCCGAGTCGAGACCTACCTGACGTACAGAATGTTCAGACCCTTGG
Protein-coding regions in this window:
- a CDS encoding cleavage and polyadenylation specifity factor protein (putative), giving the protein MNNINIVCLGGASEVGRSCVIIESANRSIMLDCGIHPAFMGIGCLPIYDAYDISKVDLCLITHFHMDHSGALPYLVNRTRFKGKVYMTEATKSICYLLWNDYARIEKCMHMMNKMKGSRNKNEPGENETDEYGNKVKRGGPYSSDEYGSEDNDDDDYYQSYICEMGDGDIKHNVLYDENDINAAMKMIETLNFHEHIEFEDVKFTAYRAGHVIGACMFLVEINNIRFLYTGDYSREVDRHIPIAEIPTIDVHVLICEGTYGIKVHDDRKKREVRFLNMITSILNNKGKVLLPVFALGRAQELLLIMEEHWERNTQLQKIPIFYISSMATKSLCIYETFINLCGDFVRHVLNEGKNPFNFKFVKYAKSLDSILNYLYQDNNPCVVMASPGMLQNGISKNIFNIIAPDKKSGVILTGYTVKGTLADELKTEPEYVLINDKLVKRRCRFEEISFSAHSDFNQTKTFIEKLKCPNVVLVHGDRNELNRLKNKLTEEKKYLSVFTPELLQRLTFRFEHSDHVVSLGRLSHHIRYLARRREGLQGEKSDAVDEANVVGDGNRGDATAEKKNEQSGEYPPPEGSTNQEDEKGSDRNGEEKTIPNGVDAIIISEPKAIPIMIYAKDIYEYTNLKTALIDQTISIKFPYKFELLYHMLRGVYEETHMEGEGGGGRNDSDSGSGGSGGSVNGDNGGAVIFVQDVKIQHCSAEKVIRINWLSSPVNDLVADSVNFLILEFLDTMKNNNHLLICNEVTDDEIYEMIISYVQENYTNVERFSKVELKRFLLQNSSESPEKEKNEEVNDAYTNGMANLKNDQSCSSDKVNQIDHNRMEEQVDVHEDHDEQSGQRDKMKNFRSLDKILFDYIAADASLAISTDEEEPVVRVLNGGMLYEILKFEVKDNNNNDVNVYVDIDNREVICEEVTILLKIKEILKNIEESLLPMCF